One Hemitrygon akajei chromosome 21, sHemAka1.3, whole genome shotgun sequence genomic region harbors:
- the LOC140714462 gene encoding cellular retinoic acid-binding protein 1-like encodes MPNFAGTWKMKSSENFDELLKVLGVNAMLRKVAVAAASKPLVEIRQDGDHFYIKTSTTVRTTEINFTVGEEFEEETVDGRKCKSLPKWESENKIYCKQTLLNGCGPKTHWTRELVDNELILTLVANDVVCTRIYIKE; translated from the exons atgcccaactttgccggTACTTGGAAGATGAAGAGCAGCGAGAATTTCGACGAACTGTTGAAAGTGCTAG GAGTCAACGCGATGTTGAGGAAAGTGGCCGTGGCGGCTGCTTCCAAACCCCTGGTGGAGATCCGGCAAGACGGCGACCACTTCTACATCAAGACGTCAACCACAGTGAGGACCACCGAGATCAACTTCACCGTCGGCGAGGAGTTCGAGGAGGAGACGGTGGACGGGCGGAAGTGCAAG AGCCTGCCGAAGTGGGAAAGCGAGAACAAAATCTATTGCAAGCAAACTCTTCTAAATGGATGTGGGCCAAAGACACACTGGACTCGGGAGCTGGTGGACAATGAGTTGATCCTG ACACTGGTGGCCAATGACGTCGTGTGTACAAGGATCTACATTAAAGAGTAA